The following coding sequences are from one Oncorhynchus mykiss isolate Arlee unplaced genomic scaffold, USDA_OmykA_1.1 un_scaffold_588, whole genome shotgun sequence window:
- the LOC110505351 gene encoding titin isoform X2, with amino-acid sequence MLYLYLQIITAAEVDVQREEILRASGLILSQREEMLRASGLILSQREGILQTASVPAQREGILPAANITVQREEIFRASGLILSQREGILQTASVPAQREGILPAANISVQREEIFRASGLIPEEREDIRLTASVPAQREVILPAATAASITVRKEKILRASGLISAQKELIHLMASVTAQRKGIVPMVSVPAHREGIVPKASVPAERLEILRASGLIPPQREGNVRTASVPAQRDGILSAASITEQREGILPAASITVPKKKILRASGLIPAQKELIHLMASVTAQRKGIVPMVSVPAHREGIVPKASVPAEREEILRASGLIPPLREDILQTASVPAQREEILRASGLIPSQREGILQTASVPAQREGIFRASGLIPEEREGILQTASVPAQREGIFRASGLIPEEREEILLTASVPVKNENIHPQPPSIIPMLAPLRKWDGGACTPPVDFYSKRRDVRLRYVEHPAMMSITKPEHSDANPQFQTGTRPVAEPEAPAVHNNSGGWLSWVFGSGRANKKEVHLPEDKDRSIVWDPILHRWVNKTEPKAENKCVPPPPPMGTHGYQGNTGSVPKGVNPYSMKAGLWGSRYPTMHYNDGTNSKPPSHGAGLLPRQLSGLLPPSHFDLMAPMVVPPDTLHY; translated from the exons ATGCTCTATTTATACCTGCAGATCATCACAGCAGCCGAAGTTGATgtgcagagggaggagatcctccgagcatcaggcctcatcctgTCACAGAGGGAGGAAATgctccgagcatcaggcctcatcctgTCACAGAGGGAGGGTATCCTCcaaacagccagtgtccctgcacagagAGAGGGGATTCTCCCAGCAGCTAACATCACTGTGCAGAGGGAGGAGATcttccgagcatcaggcctcatcctgTCACAGAGGGAGGGTATCCTCcaaacagccagtgtccctgcacagagggaggggatTCTCCCAGCAGCTAACATCTCTGTGCAGAGGGAGGAGATcttccgagcatcaggcctcatccctgaAGAGAGGGAGGACATCCGCCTcacagccagtgtccctgcacagagggaggTGATTCTCCCAGCAGCTACTGCAGCTTCTATCACTGTGCGAAAGGAGAagatcctccgagcatcaggcctcatttCTGCACAAAAGGAGTTGATCCACCTGATGGCCAGTGTCACTGCGCAGAGGAAGGGAATCGTCCCAATGGTCAGCGTCCCTGCGCACAGGGAGGGGATCGTCCCAAAGGCTAGTGTCCCTGCTGAGAGGTTGgagatcctccgagcatcaggcctcatcccgcCACAGAGGGAGGGGAATGTCCGAACAGCCAGTGTCCCAGCACAGAGGGATGGGATTCTCTCAGCAGCCAGCATCACTGAACAGAGGGAGGGGATTCTTCCAGCAGCTTCTATCACTGTGCCGAAGAAGAAGATCCtcagagcatcaggcctcattCCTGCACAAAAGGAGTTGATCCACCTGATGGCCAGTGTCACTGCGCAGAGGAAGGGAATCGTTCCAATGGTCAGTGTCCCTGCGCACAGGGAGGGGATCGTCCCAAAGGCCAGTGTCCCTGCTGAGAGGGAGgagatcctccgagcatcaggcctcatcccgcCACTGAGGGAGGATATCCTCcaaacagccagtgtccctgcacagagggaggagatcctccgagcatcaggcctcatcccatCACAGAGGGAGGGTATCCTCcaaacagccagtgtccctgcacagagggaggggatcttccgagcatcaggcctcatccctgaagagagggagggtatcctccaaacagccagtgtccctgcacagagggaggggatcttccgagcatcaggcctcatccctgaagagagggaggagatcctcCTCACAGCCAGTGTCCCTGTGAAGAATGAAAACATTCATCCACAACCACCTTCCATCATCCCCATGTTGGCACCACTGCGGAAATGGGATGGTGGAGCGTGTACTCCACCTGTGGATTTCTATTCCAAGAGAAGAG ATGTCCGACTTAGATATGTTGAGCATCCTGCTATGATGTCCATCACCAAGCCGGAACACTCCGATGCCAACCCTCAGTTCCAGACTGGCACCCGGCCGGTGGCTGAGCCCGAGGCCCCTGCTGTTCACAATAACAGTGGAGGCTGGCTGAGCTGGGTCTTTGGGAGTGGAAGAGCTAATAAGAAGGAGGTTCATCTACCTGAGGACAAAGACAGATCT ATTGTCTGGGATCCAATTCTGCACAGATGGGTTAACAAAACTGAGCCCAAGGCTGAA AACAAGTGtgtaccaccacctccaccgATGGGAACACATGGATATCAGGGGAACACTGGCAGTGTCCCCAAAGGAGTGAATCCCTACTCTATGAAAGCAG GTCTATGGGGCAGCAGATACCCCACAATGCATTACAATGATGGGACCAACTCAAAGCCTCCAAGCCATGGGGCTGGACTGCTTCCTAGACAGCTCTCTGGCTTGCTCCCTCCTTCACACTTTGACCTCATGGCACCAATGGTTGTGCCACCTGACACTCTACACTACTGA
- the LOC110505351 gene encoding titin isoform X1, with amino-acid sequence MLYLYLQIITAAEVDVQREEILRASGLILSQREEMLRASGLILSQREGILQTASVPAQREGILPAANITVQREEIFRASGLILSQREGILQTASVPAQREGILPAANISVQREEIFRASGLIPEEREDIRLTASVPAQREVILPAATAASITVRKEKILRASGLISAQKELIHLMASVTAQRKGIVPMVSVPAHREGIVPKASVPAERLEILRASGLIPPQREGNVRTASVPAQRDGILSAASITEQREGILPAASITVPKKKILRASGLIPAQKELIHLMASVTAQRKGIVPMVSVPAHREGIVPKASVPAEREEILRASGLIPPLREDILQTASVPAQREEILRASGLIPSQREGILQTASVPAQREGIFRASGLIPEEREGILQTASVPAQREGIFRASGLIPEEREEILLTASVPVKNENIHPQPPSIIPMLAPLRKWDGGACTPPVDFYSKRRDVRLRYVEHPAMMSITKPEHSDANPQFQTGTRPVAEPEAPAVHNNSGGWLSWVFGSGRANKKEVHLPEDKDRSIVWDPILHRWVNKTEPKAENKCVPPPPPMGTHGYQGNTGSVPKGVNPYSMKAAGLWGSRYPTMHYNDGTNSKPPSHGAGLLPRQLSGLLPPSHFDLMAPMVVPPDTLHY; translated from the exons ATGCTCTATTTATACCTGCAGATCATCACAGCAGCCGAAGTTGATgtgcagagggaggagatcctccgagcatcaggcctcatcctgTCACAGAGGGAGGAAATgctccgagcatcaggcctcatcctgTCACAGAGGGAGGGTATCCTCcaaacagccagtgtccctgcacagagAGAGGGGATTCTCCCAGCAGCTAACATCACTGTGCAGAGGGAGGAGATcttccgagcatcaggcctcatcctgTCACAGAGGGAGGGTATCCTCcaaacagccagtgtccctgcacagagggaggggatTCTCCCAGCAGCTAACATCTCTGTGCAGAGGGAGGAGATcttccgagcatcaggcctcatccctgaAGAGAGGGAGGACATCCGCCTcacagccagtgtccctgcacagagggaggTGATTCTCCCAGCAGCTACTGCAGCTTCTATCACTGTGCGAAAGGAGAagatcctccgagcatcaggcctcatttCTGCACAAAAGGAGTTGATCCACCTGATGGCCAGTGTCACTGCGCAGAGGAAGGGAATCGTCCCAATGGTCAGCGTCCCTGCGCACAGGGAGGGGATCGTCCCAAAGGCTAGTGTCCCTGCTGAGAGGTTGgagatcctccgagcatcaggcctcatcccgcCACAGAGGGAGGGGAATGTCCGAACAGCCAGTGTCCCAGCACAGAGGGATGGGATTCTCTCAGCAGCCAGCATCACTGAACAGAGGGAGGGGATTCTTCCAGCAGCTTCTATCACTGTGCCGAAGAAGAAGATCCtcagagcatcaggcctcattCCTGCACAAAAGGAGTTGATCCACCTGATGGCCAGTGTCACTGCGCAGAGGAAGGGAATCGTTCCAATGGTCAGTGTCCCTGCGCACAGGGAGGGGATCGTCCCAAAGGCCAGTGTCCCTGCTGAGAGGGAGgagatcctccgagcatcaggcctcatcccgcCACTGAGGGAGGATATCCTCcaaacagccagtgtccctgcacagagggaggagatcctccgagcatcaggcctcatcccatCACAGAGGGAGGGTATCCTCcaaacagccagtgtccctgcacagagggaggggatcttccgagcatcaggcctcatccctgaagagagggagggtatcctccaaacagccagtgtccctgcacagagggaggggatcttccgagcatcaggcctcatccctgaagagagggaggagatcctcCTCACAGCCAGTGTCCCTGTGAAGAATGAAAACATTCATCCACAACCACCTTCCATCATCCCCATGTTGGCACCACTGCGGAAATGGGATGGTGGAGCGTGTACTCCACCTGTGGATTTCTATTCCAAGAGAAGAG ATGTCCGACTTAGATATGTTGAGCATCCTGCTATGATGTCCATCACCAAGCCGGAACACTCCGATGCCAACCCTCAGTTCCAGACTGGCACCCGGCCGGTGGCTGAGCCCGAGGCCCCTGCTGTTCACAATAACAGTGGAGGCTGGCTGAGCTGGGTCTTTGGGAGTGGAAGAGCTAATAAGAAGGAGGTTCATCTACCTGAGGACAAAGACAGATCT ATTGTCTGGGATCCAATTCTGCACAGATGGGTTAACAAAACTGAGCCCAAGGCTGAA AACAAGTGtgtaccaccacctccaccgATGGGAACACATGGATATCAGGGGAACACTGGCAGTGTCCCCAAAGGAGTGAATCCCTACTCTATGAAAGCAG CAGGTCTATGGGGCAGCAGATACCCCACAATGCATTACAATGATGGGACCAACTCAAAGCCTCCAAGCCATGGGGCTGGACTGCTTCCTAGACAGCTCTCTGGCTTGCTCCCTCCTTCACACTTTGACCTCATGGCACCAATGGTTGTGCCACCTGACACTCTACACTACTGA